From the Oleiphilus messinensis genome, one window contains:
- a CDS encoding cation:proton antiporter domain-containing protein gives MLNEIIIILTLTVLLAAWLQRYGIPTILLYFLVGIVVGPNVTGLVSDPHAYHILAEFGVAFLLFTLGLEFSLPRLFALRKTVFGMGSLQVVICLAVFLVANLAWGSELSTAFIAASALALSSTAIVTKELARYQQINTRHGQIAIGILLFQDIAAVVLLIFLSATGKSGDSGLFMTLIWTLIKGAGYFLFIGWSGKYILPPLFTRISATKSQELFVLTVLTVALSAAAIAHFLGLAMALGAFMAGMMLGESHFRHQIENEIRPFRDLLLGLFFVSIGFMVDFELLTEYWYRILFFSACLIIFKCALITLLCVLLGDKHSDALRAGVVLCQGGEFGFALIAMGQGDQLIPVDQASFFVSIIVVSMAVTPFLMKHVDPIAQTVLRRLSRSTQTDPLPAFAHDSVADSHSETAVEQNNSEKQQHVMILGYGRVGQALGRFMQQEDIPYVAIDDDPARVRMARDAGETVFFGDTRNLSILEKLGLDHAALVVISFDDYLTSKHIIVAIRATGNSRPIIVRSRDDSHADVLIESGADEVIPEIHEASLTIVSAVMASLNISNDRIDNLLNSVRASRYNVLKGYFLGEKSRQSLSPDVDAQIMQPVYLPQGAWACSKAPGELNLGPHGVTLHSIRRQEQTLLAPYENLLFERGDIVVLGGKVSQVEAAEAYLLTGVH, from the coding sequence ATGCTCAACGAAATTATCATTATCTTGACACTGACCGTTTTACTTGCCGCGTGGCTCCAACGCTATGGCATTCCAACCATACTGCTCTATTTTCTGGTCGGGATTGTGGTTGGCCCCAATGTAACCGGCTTGGTAAGCGACCCACATGCATATCATATACTCGCCGAGTTTGGGGTCGCCTTTTTACTGTTCACCCTTGGTTTGGAATTTTCGTTACCGCGCTTGTTTGCATTACGGAAAACCGTATTCGGCATGGGCTCACTGCAAGTCGTTATCTGTCTCGCCGTGTTTCTTGTGGCCAATCTCGCATGGGGAAGCGAACTCAGCACGGCCTTTATTGCGGCCTCTGCGCTGGCACTCTCCTCCACCGCAATCGTTACCAAAGAGCTTGCGCGCTATCAGCAGATCAACACACGACATGGACAAATTGCAATTGGTATTCTGCTGTTTCAGGATATTGCAGCGGTCGTTTTATTGATTTTCCTGTCCGCCACCGGGAAAAGTGGTGACAGTGGACTTTTCATGACACTGATCTGGACTCTGATCAAAGGTGCGGGGTACTTTCTGTTTATTGGCTGGTCTGGCAAATACATTCTGCCCCCACTCTTCACCCGCATCAGCGCGACTAAATCTCAGGAACTGTTTGTTCTGACCGTACTCACCGTAGCACTGAGCGCCGCTGCAATTGCTCATTTTCTCGGACTCGCCATGGCACTCGGCGCGTTTATGGCGGGAATGATGTTGGGTGAAAGCCATTTTCGCCATCAAATTGAGAATGAAATCAGGCCCTTTCGGGACTTATTGCTTGGCTTGTTTTTCGTCTCAATCGGCTTTATGGTCGATTTTGAGTTACTCACCGAATACTGGTACCGCATCCTGTTCTTCTCAGCGTGCCTGATCATCTTCAAATGCGCCCTGATTACACTATTGTGTGTTCTTTTGGGGGACAAGCATTCAGATGCACTTAGGGCAGGAGTCGTGTTGTGCCAGGGCGGAGAGTTTGGTTTCGCCTTGATTGCCATGGGACAAGGCGATCAGTTGATACCCGTTGATCAGGCTTCATTCTTTGTCAGTATTATCGTTGTCAGCATGGCCGTCACCCCCTTCCTGATGAAACATGTCGACCCCATCGCCCAAACCGTTCTGCGCCGATTGTCACGCTCGACACAAACAGACCCCCTTCCAGCATTCGCGCATGATTCAGTCGCGGACTCGCACTCGGAAACAGCAGTGGAGCAAAACAACTCGGAAAAGCAACAACACGTCATGATTCTCGGCTATGGCCGTGTAGGGCAGGCACTCGGCAGATTTATGCAACAAGAAGATATTCCCTATGTCGCCATTGATGATGACCCCGCGCGCGTCAGAATGGCTCGGGATGCGGGTGAAACCGTATTCTTCGGGGATACCCGAAACTTATCCATTCTCGAAAAGCTAGGCCTGGATCATGCGGCATTGGTGGTTATCAGTTTCGATGATTACCTGACCTCGAAACACATCATTGTCGCGATTCGTGCCACGGGTAATTCCCGGCCGATTATTGTCCGAAGCCGTGACGACAGCCATGCTGATGTGCTGATTGAGTCCGGGGCAGACGAAGTTATACCTGAAATTCATGAGGCGAGCCTGACGATTGTCTCTGCAGTCATGGCCAGCTTGAACATTTCCAACGACCGCATCGACAACTTGCTCAATTCCGTTCGAGCCTCTCGTTACAATGTACTCAAAGGATATTTCCTGGGCGAGAAATCCCGGCAAAGTTTGTCACCGGATGTCGATGCTCAGATCATGCAGCCAGTCTACCTGCCTCAAGGGGCTTGGGCTTGTTCGAAAGCCCCTGGGGAACTCAACTTGGGGCCTCACGGCGTGACCCTGCATTCCATCCGTCGACAGGAGCAGACACTGCTTGCCCCCTATGAAAATTTATTGTTCGAGCGTGGCGATATTGTTGTGCTTGGGGGAAAAGTTTCTCAAGTCGAAGCCGCTGAAGCCTACTTGCTCACGGGCGTTCACTGA